One Lentibacillus cibarius DNA window includes the following coding sequences:
- a CDS encoding ABC transporter ATP-binding protein, with product MIQFNDVSKTYNGGVQAVENVSFDVQDGEIVILIGPSGCGKTTLLRMVNQLEDITKGEIVLNNQNVKKLDKIEMRRKIGYVIQSNGLFPNMTIEKNVMIVPDLLGWDRKKKKNRFNHLMELIGLHPDEFRKRYPHELSGGQQQRIGVARALAADPPVMLMDEPFGALDPIIRNRLQEEFLQIQKEVRKTILFVSHDIDEAVKMGDEIALLRDGHIMQYDRPAEILNHPKNDFVSEFVGRDRVLKSTSLYTVSDLENTVGLSPYTESAHMKTVNDDTSLRIILSTLLNQEADQLIVEDVHGHRKGSLTLNHIEGFLQAEVKEHPDRVALQHE from the coding sequence ATGATACAGTTTAACGATGTTTCAAAAACATATAATGGCGGCGTGCAAGCTGTTGAAAATGTCAGCTTCGACGTCCAGGACGGTGAAATTGTCATTCTGATCGGTCCTTCCGGGTGTGGAAAAACAACCTTACTTCGCATGGTAAATCAGTTGGAGGACATAACGAAGGGCGAAATCGTCCTGAATAATCAAAACGTGAAAAAATTGGATAAAATTGAGATGCGACGGAAAATCGGCTATGTGATCCAAAGCAATGGGCTGTTTCCGAATATGACAATTGAAAAGAATGTCATGATTGTTCCGGATCTATTAGGCTGGGATCGGAAAAAAAAGAAAAACCGATTCAATCATCTGATGGAATTGATTGGACTCCATCCCGATGAATTCCGCAAACGATACCCGCATGAGCTGTCAGGCGGGCAGCAGCAGCGGATTGGCGTAGCCCGGGCACTTGCAGCGGATCCGCCTGTCATGTTGATGGACGAACCGTTTGGTGCACTCGATCCGATTATCCGCAACCGGCTGCAGGAAGAGTTCCTTCAAATACAGAAAGAAGTGAGAAAAACAATTTTGTTCGTCAGTCACGATATTGACGAAGCCGTGAAAATGGGAGATGAAATTGCACTCCTCCGTGATGGACACATCATGCAATACGATCGCCCGGCAGAAATCCTGAATCACCCGAAAAATGACTTTGTTTCCGAGTTCGTTGGCCGGGACCGCGTGCTGAAGAGTACCAGCCTCTATACCGTCAGCGACCTTGAAAACACGGTGGGACTGAGCCCATATACCGAATCAGCCCATATGAAAACTGTGAATGATGACACGTCCCTTCGAATCATCCTTTCAACACTGCTGAATCAAGAAGCGGATCAGCTGATTGTTGAGGATGTACACGGCCACAGAAAGGGGAGTCTGACACTAAATCATATTGAAGGATTCCTCCAGGCCGAAGTTAAAGAACATCCTGATCGAGTGGCATTACAGCATGAGTAG
- a CDS encoding glycine betaine ABC transporter substrate-binding protein, giving the protein MRKVSLFIISIVLLLVLSACGGDGNKEITIGSKTFTEHYLLAKMSTLLLEQEGFEVNETSNLGSTALRKALENKQVDLTWDYVGTGLVTYLGEDPMSDPQAAFDKLNDIDQEQHDIVWTNLSELVNTYTLMMREDHAKELGISSLSDLADYVNENPNDLSVATNAEFYNRPDGLPGVEETYGFEFPDANVNEMDTGLTYNALRDEEVDVAMGLSTDGRIEAFGFINLEDDQKFFPAYNATAVMTTETYEAYPEIEEIFEPLSDILTSETMIKLNYLVDIEERSVDEVAREFLVENDLIEE; this is encoded by the coding sequence ATGCGAAAAGTAAGTTTATTTATCATATCGATTGTATTGTTACTTGTCCTGAGCGCTTGCGGCGGTGACGGTAATAAAGAAATCACAATCGGATCCAAAACGTTCACCGAGCATTATTTACTTGCTAAGATGTCCACCCTTCTATTAGAACAAGAAGGATTTGAGGTAAATGAAACATCTAACCTTGGAAGTACAGCCCTCAGAAAGGCACTGGAAAATAAGCAAGTAGATCTGACATGGGATTATGTCGGCACCGGATTGGTCACCTATCTTGGAGAGGATCCAATGAGTGATCCACAGGCAGCATTCGACAAATTAAATGACATTGACCAGGAACAACACGACATCGTCTGGACCAACTTGAGCGAACTCGTGAACACGTATACCTTAATGATGCGTGAAGACCATGCAAAGGAACTGGGAATCAGCAGCCTCAGCGACCTTGCCGACTATGTGAATGAAAATCCGAATGACCTTTCAGTGGCAACAAATGCGGAATTCTACAATCGCCCCGATGGCCTACCGGGTGTTGAAGAAACCTATGGATTTGAATTCCCGGATGCAAACGTCAATGAAATGGATACCGGTTTGACCTATAATGCACTCCGCGATGAAGAAGTCGATGTCGCCATGGGATTATCGACAGATGGGCGTATCGAGGCATTTGGTTTCATTAACCTGGAAGATGACCAGAAGTTTTTCCCGGCTTATAACGCAACGGCTGTCATGACAACTGAAACTTATGAAGCGTATCCGGAAATCGAGGAAATCTTTGAACCGCTTTCAGATATATTGACTAGTGAAACCATGATTAAACTAAACTATCTAGTGGACATTGAAGAGAGAAGTGTTGATGAAGTCGCACGTGAATTTTTGGTGGAGAATGATTTGATTGAGGAATAA
- a CDS encoding tyrosine-type recombinase/integrase, which yields MIESFHAYLQNKGLKENSIKGYLQSVKGYLKWFDESKDVPFQNLHRENVLEYISFLKTVKKLNPKTINTKLSGLIKFNQFLMEEYRVQTKVVIGKKDFERVQQQYASLSTVEYHDVEKFRQVILDNKHMRYYALATIFAYAGLRLSEALDLHLHDVHLVTREITVREGKGDKTRIVYMSEKVRTALQSWLKERKNNGVDSEYLFPSNRNRRLDRTVVNTAFQRYAKEVGKKITPHVLRHFFCSNAIAKGLSIHEVANQAGHSNIHTTLLYTNPTKTEMLDKMDQL from the coding sequence TTGATAGAATCCTTTCATGCTTATTTACAGAATAAAGGTTTAAAGGAAAATTCCATAAAAGGATACCTCCAGTCAGTCAAAGGTTATTTGAAATGGTTTGATGAATCAAAAGATGTTCCATTTCAAAACCTTCATCGAGAAAATGTACTTGAGTATATTTCATTCCTGAAGACCGTTAAAAAATTAAATCCGAAAACAATCAACACAAAGCTGAGCGGCTTAATAAAATTCAATCAATTTCTGATGGAAGAGTACCGTGTGCAAACTAAAGTAGTCATTGGAAAGAAAGACTTCGAAAGAGTGCAACAACAATACGCCTCTTTATCGACAGTAGAATATCATGATGTGGAGAAGTTTCGTCAGGTTATTTTGGATAACAAACATATGCGTTATTATGCTTTAGCTACGATATTTGCCTATGCGGGGTTAAGACTATCGGAAGCACTGGATTTGCATCTTCATGATGTTCACCTGGTGACGAGAGAAATTACGGTAAGAGAAGGAAAAGGGGATAAAACGAGAATTGTTTACATGAGCGAGAAGGTTCGCACTGCATTACAGTCCTGGTTAAAAGAAAGAAAGAACAACGGAGTAGATAGTGAATACTTGTTTCCGAGTAATCGGAACCGGCGTCTTGATCGTACTGTTGTCAATACAGCATTTCAAAGATACGCCAAAGAAGTTGGCAAAAAAATCACCCCTCATGTGTTGAGGCACTTCTTTTGTTCTAATGCAATTGCCAAAGGCTTGAGTATTCATGAAGTGGCAAATCAGGCTGGTCATTCGAATATTCATACGACTCTGTTGTATACGAATCCAACTAAGACTGAAATGTTGGATAAAATGGATCAACTGTAA
- a CDS encoding helix-turn-helix transcriptional regulator yields MIGLKYILNLYGMEHQILADKLGIKKQNINLWVTEKQRIPQRHLPVLAEIFDIDEGYFQKELDDVDKLVIQKEKLRHELKPRIVDYETELSLNGEPDLYQKPIYSHSELNSIEIDIEKAQLIQDFKVVLSEVKDSTNLLKFTQLLLLLKRHKNDELFNVTIDALSYYYNILPEWVGEPESDEFVDLFLHLSEEYLSDK; encoded by the coding sequence ATGATTGGTCTGAAATATATTTTAAACTTATATGGCATGGAGCACCAAATATTGGCGGATAAGTTGGGAATTAAAAAGCAAAACATTAATTTATGGGTGACGGAGAAACAAAGAATTCCACAAAGACATCTTCCAGTACTTGCTGAAATATTTGATATAGATGAAGGATACTTCCAAAAAGAACTCGATGACGTAGATAAATTGGTAATTCAAAAAGAAAAGTTAAGACATGAATTAAAACCCAGAATTGTAGATTATGAAACAGAATTAAGTCTGAACGGTGAACCTGATCTATATCAAAAACCTATCTATAGCCACAGTGAACTTAATTCCATTGAAATTGATATAGAGAAAGCTCAATTAATTCAAGACTTTAAAGTAGTATTATCAGAAGTAAAAGATTCTACAAATTTATTAAAGTTCACCCAACTCTTATTGCTATTGAAAAGACACAAAAATGATGAGTTATTTAATGTTACTATCGATGCTCTTTCCTACTACTATAATATTTTACCTGAATGGGTAGGCGAACCTGAAAGCGATGAGTTTGTCGACTTGTTTCTACATCTGTCTGAAGAATATTTAAGTGATAAATGA
- the asnB gene encoding asparagine synthase B, with protein sequence MSGIFAMEGSLDDGKIRDVLQSMHHRGPDEGGDALLDAFHLAHQRLSIVGVKQGKQPIVSEDSAKWIVADGEIYNYRNLKKQLSDTMAFLTESDSEVPLKLYEAEGPESVKNLDGMFAFIIVGTENKTFMAARDTLGIKPLYYGEDNTGNMVFASELKTLYNVTDDVHEFPPGNYYTPEEGFVMYRHIQQPESQHIFSENEMPKMMAGIRHHLERAVRKQLVADVEVGVLLSGGLDSSLIALLAQENRKRKQPLKSFCVGSAESEDVRRARQVAEEIGSCHYEYIFDEQELIDYLQEVIYHLESFDSSLVRSAIPNYFVSRLAAENGVKVILSGEGADELFSGYQYLKGIKDTEKLNRELVRIINTLHNISLQRGDRMSMAHSVELRMPFLDLDFIAYALKIPAELKLNDDQVEKWILRKAYDGRLSDNIIWRDKAEFSEGSGALDILERYAENQYSDTELARANSDHEWVRSKQELMYYTIFKKYFPHQSVLSTVGHWATV encoded by the coding sequence ATGAGTGGTATATTTGCGATGGAAGGATCGTTGGATGATGGGAAAATAAGGGATGTATTGCAATCAATGCATCACCGGGGGCCTGATGAGGGAGGCGATGCATTACTGGATGCTTTCCATCTGGCTCATCAGCGTCTATCAATTGTCGGTGTGAAACAAGGAAAACAGCCGATTGTGAGTGAAGATAGCGCTAAGTGGATTGTAGCTGATGGGGAGATCTACAATTACCGAAATCTGAAAAAACAGCTTTCGGATACGATGGCATTTCTAACTGAATCGGACAGTGAAGTGCCACTGAAACTATATGAAGCAGAGGGTCCGGAATCAGTCAAAAACCTGGACGGGATGTTTGCCTTTATAATTGTGGGTACTGAAAACAAGACATTTATGGCGGCAAGAGATACGCTTGGAATCAAGCCGCTATACTATGGGGAAGACAACACGGGAAATATGGTTTTTGCATCCGAACTGAAGACGTTGTATAACGTTACCGATGATGTTCATGAATTTCCGCCGGGAAATTACTATACACCGGAAGAAGGTTTTGTCATGTACCGGCACATTCAACAGCCTGAGAGCCAGCATATCTTTTCCGAAAATGAAATGCCGAAGATGATGGCTGGCATCCGTCATCATCTTGAACGTGCTGTTCGAAAGCAGCTGGTTGCGGATGTTGAAGTCGGTGTTCTGCTCAGCGGTGGATTGGACAGCAGCCTGATCGCTTTGCTTGCTCAGGAAAACCGGAAACGGAAACAGCCATTGAAGTCATTTTGTGTTGGCAGCGCGGAGAGTGAGGATGTAAGGCGTGCGCGTCAAGTGGCTGAAGAGATCGGCAGCTGCCACTATGAATATATTTTTGATGAACAGGAGCTGATCGATTATCTTCAGGAAGTGATTTATCATCTGGAATCCTTTGATTCATCACTTGTCCGGAGCGCGATCCCAAACTATTTTGTCTCCAGGCTTGCAGCGGAAAACGGTGTGAAGGTGATTCTTTCCGGGGAAGGTGCCGATGAACTGTTTTCGGGTTACCAATACCTTAAGGGAATTAAGGATACGGAAAAATTGAACCGGGAATTGGTCAGGATTATCAACACATTGCATAATATTAGCCTGCAGCGGGGAGATCGGATGAGCATGGCCCATTCTGTCGAGCTGCGTATGCCGTTTCTTGATTTGGACTTCATCGCGTATGCACTGAAAATTCCGGCTGAACTTAAATTAAATGATGATCAGGTAGAGAAGTGGATTTTAAGAAAAGCGTATGACGGACGGCTTTCGGATAATATTATCTGGCGTGATAAAGCGGAATTTTCAGAGGGCAGCGGTGCGCTTGATATTCTGGAGCGTTATGCGGAAAATCAATATAGTGATACCGAACTTGCCCGCGCCAATTCAGATCATGAGTGGGTCCGCTCGAAACAGGAACTGATGTATTACACTATTTTCAAAAAGTACTTTCCGCATCAATCGGTCCTTTCGACTGTCGGACATTGGGCGACGGTTTAG
- a CDS encoding ABC transporter permease — MSRNKRISLIVKIFFWAGLIIFFSWAFMNDMFLPIYEETGAFFNLMGEHMLLVLISGSLAILTSVPLGIFLTRPRFRKAEFFAVNVANLGQTIPSLAILALAMGFLGIGMKAALVALFAYSLLPILQNTIAGIDSVDEDTKDAARGMGLTNTQILWRIELPNAAYSIIAGVRTALVMNIGTAALAYLIGGGGFGVWIFTGIQLFDNAYLISGAVSVSLLAIAVDYLFRGMQFVLVPKGLRLARQAVS; from the coding sequence ATGAGTAGGAATAAACGAATTAGTCTAATCGTCAAAATATTCTTTTGGGCTGGACTTATCATCTTTTTCAGCTGGGCTTTCATGAACGACATGTTTCTGCCAATCTATGAGGAAACCGGCGCATTTTTTAACTTAATGGGCGAACATATGCTACTTGTATTGATATCAGGATCGTTGGCCATATTGACTTCCGTTCCGCTGGGCATTTTTCTGACGAGACCAAGGTTCCGTAAAGCGGAATTCTTCGCCGTCAACGTTGCAAATTTGGGACAAACCATCCCAAGCCTGGCTATTCTGGCTTTAGCAATGGGCTTTCTGGGAATTGGCATGAAGGCCGCACTGGTTGCCTTGTTTGCTTATTCGCTTCTTCCCATCCTGCAAAACACCATTGCCGGAATCGACTCAGTGGATGAGGATACAAAAGATGCGGCGCGCGGTATGGGGCTGACAAACACACAGATTCTATGGCGGATTGAGCTCCCGAATGCGGCCTACTCCATTATCGCTGGTGTTCGAACAGCACTCGTTATGAACATTGGAACAGCAGCACTTGCTTATCTTATTGGAGGCGGCGGATTCGGCGTATGGATTTTCACAGGAATACAGCTATTTGACAATGCCTATTTAATTTCCGGCGCGGTGTCAGTATCTCTGCTGGCAATTGCAGTGGATTATCTGTTCAGAGGTATGCAATTTGTCCTCGTGCCAAAAGGCCTGCGTTTGGCCAGACAGGCAGTCAGCTGA
- a CDS encoding ABC transporter permease, whose translation MEVLTITDFLNYFSANTDQILDYTLEHIQLVGLAIIISILIGVPLGIYLTTNEELANTVLQITSIIMTIPSIALFGIMIPILSIVGQGIGFLPALIALILYSQLPIIRNTYTGIKDVDPNIRDAAKGIGMTTGQRLWKVEIPNAMPLIMAGVRTATILNIGIGAIAAYIGAGGLGSLINQGISRSNNTMVLVGAIVVSILAIIADLLLKYVQKKFTPKGI comes from the coding sequence ATGGAGGTGTTAACAATTACCGACTTTTTAAACTACTTTTCTGCTAATACTGATCAAATTCTTGACTACACGCTTGAACATATTCAATTGGTGGGACTTGCTATCATCATCTCAATTCTCATCGGTGTTCCACTCGGTATTTACTTAACGACCAATGAGGAATTAGCCAATACTGTTCTGCAAATCACATCCATTATCATGACCATTCCAAGTATTGCTTTGTTTGGTATCATGATTCCGATCTTATCCATTGTCGGTCAGGGCATCGGATTCCTGCCTGCATTAATAGCACTCATCCTCTATTCCCAATTACCAATTATCCGAAATACGTATACCGGAATTAAAGACGTGGATCCCAATATTCGGGATGCTGCAAAGGGGATAGGCATGACGACCGGACAACGGCTATGGAAAGTGGAAATCCCCAACGCGATGCCGCTCATTATGGCCGGAGTCCGTACAGCAACAATATTAAATATCGGAATTGGCGCAATCGCAGCTTACATCGGGGCTGGCGGCCTCGGCTCACTCATTAACCAGGGCATTTCCAGATCAAATAACACGATGGTGCTAGTCGGTGCAATCGTTGTATCGATTTTGGCGATTATCGCTGATCTGCTCCTGAAATATGTACAGAAAAAATTTACGCCTAAAGGCATATAG
- a CDS encoding type I restriction endonuclease subunit R: protein MAYQKELQLEEEVLEQLNALGYERVAIHNVQQLKANFRSILNERHRDKLGGKPLTDREFNRILTDIEGKNVFDSAMMLRDKYVLERDDESTVYLEFFNTQKWCQNKFQVTNQVSVHDTYKSRYDVTILMNGLPLIQMELKRSGVAISEAFNQIERYRKQNYTGLFRFIQLFVVSNKMETRYYANSDQTIYKGNMFYWSDEKNERINVLRDFIESFLNPCHAAKMISRYMVLNETDRQLIVLRPYQVYAVEALLQRALETNNNGYIWHTTGSGKTLTSFKASQVLAQEEDIQKVIFLVDRKDLDHQTLAEFNKFEEDAVDFTNNTKKLLKQLGDPTRPLIVTTIQKMDNAIKSGHPVMDRYQEDKVIFIIDECHRSQFGDMHRAIREHFRNAQYFGFTGTPRFEENASQDGRATADIFDKCLHYYLIKDAIRDGNVLGFSVEYINTFDRTDKVVEEEYIQRINTDEIWMADERIRNVTDHILENHHKKTRDKTYTSILTVQSIPMAVKYYQAFREAQEAGKHDLNVATIFTYTPNEDTEEQDDSVHSREVLDQAITDYNQMFQTNFSSEFFSSYFADVSKRMKQAIPGNKIDILIVVNMFLTGFDSKKLNTLYVDKNLKHHDLIQAYSRTNRVEKATKPYGNIVCYRDLKARTDEAIEIFSQTDNTDTVLSASYEEYLNAFQDILQRVFKIAPTPVDVDQLEEEEDQRKFVLAYRDLANTMVKLKTFDKFTFDENVLGIGEQTFEDYKSKYLTLYDSVIQRGKEGEEGASVMDDIDFHIEVLRNDVINVQYIMDLLRDLNLQDAKERDKGRRQIHQLLDKADDDHLRLKADLIREFLDEVVPNLETDQDVDEAFYDFEDQRKEAEINQFAETQDYPADLLRKLIHEYEFSGHINRNMIDKGLTGSLLMRNKKVTQIKQFIQTTVEKYSVPESV, encoded by the coding sequence TTGGCTTACCAAAAGGAGTTACAACTGGAAGAAGAAGTGCTGGAACAATTAAACGCATTGGGTTATGAACGTGTTGCGATACATAATGTGCAACAGCTAAAGGCAAATTTTCGGTCCATTTTAAATGAACGGCACCGGGATAAATTGGGAGGAAAACCTCTCACCGATCGGGAGTTCAATCGTATCCTCACGGATATCGAAGGAAAAAACGTCTTTGATAGCGCCATGATGCTGCGGGATAAGTATGTGTTAGAACGAGATGACGAATCAACGGTATATCTGGAGTTTTTCAATACACAAAAATGGTGTCAAAACAAATTTCAGGTTACAAATCAGGTAAGTGTCCATGATACTTATAAAAGTCGTTATGATGTTACCATTTTGATGAACGGCCTCCCCCTCATCCAAATGGAGCTGAAACGCAGTGGCGTGGCCATATCGGAAGCATTTAATCAGATAGAACGTTACCGAAAGCAAAACTATACAGGCTTATTCCGCTTTATTCAGCTCTTTGTTGTTAGTAATAAAATGGAGACCCGTTATTATGCTAACAGTGACCAGACGATTTACAAAGGGAACATGTTTTACTGGAGTGACGAGAAAAATGAACGCATCAATGTTCTGAGAGATTTTATTGAAAGCTTCCTTAATCCCTGTCATGCTGCTAAAATGATCAGTCGTTATATGGTGTTAAATGAAACGGATCGCCAACTGATTGTTTTGCGCCCTTATCAGGTTTATGCTGTTGAGGCCTTATTACAGCGAGCATTAGAGACCAATAATAACGGCTATATCTGGCATACCACCGGAAGCGGCAAAACTCTTACGTCATTCAAAGCAAGTCAAGTATTGGCACAGGAAGAAGATATTCAGAAAGTAATCTTTCTAGTGGACCGGAAAGACTTGGATCATCAAACTTTAGCTGAATTTAATAAATTTGAAGAAGATGCCGTGGATTTTACGAATAATACCAAAAAACTACTAAAACAATTAGGGGACCCTACACGGCCTTTAATTGTGACCACGATTCAAAAAATGGATAATGCGATTAAATCGGGGCATCCGGTTATGGATCGGTATCAGGAAGATAAAGTGATTTTCATTATTGACGAGTGCCACCGGTCACAATTCGGGGATATGCATCGTGCAATCCGGGAGCATTTCCGTAATGCGCAGTACTTTGGCTTTACGGGAACACCACGATTTGAGGAAAATGCTAGTCAGGACGGACGGGCGACAGCCGATATTTTTGATAAATGCCTGCATTATTATTTGATTAAAGACGCTATACGGGACGGTAATGTGCTTGGTTTCTCTGTGGAATATATTAATACATTTGATCGGACCGATAAGGTTGTTGAAGAGGAATATATTCAACGTATAAATACGGACGAAATTTGGATGGCTGATGAACGGATTCGGAATGTAACCGATCATATCTTGGAGAATCATCATAAAAAAACACGCGACAAGACGTACACGTCCATCTTGACTGTGCAGAGCATTCCCATGGCTGTGAAATATTATCAGGCCTTTAGAGAAGCCCAAGAAGCCGGAAAACACGATTTAAATGTTGCGACGATCTTCACCTATACACCGAATGAGGATACAGAGGAACAAGACGATTCGGTGCATTCCCGAGAAGTCCTGGACCAGGCGATAACGGATTATAATCAGATGTTCCAAACCAATTTTTCCTCCGAGTTTTTTAGCAGTTATTTTGCGGATGTTTCCAAACGAATGAAGCAAGCTATTCCGGGAAATAAGATTGATATTTTAATTGTCGTCAATATGTTTTTAACCGGTTTTGACAGCAAAAAACTCAATACGTTGTACGTCGATAAAAACTTAAAACATCATGATTTGATCCAAGCGTATTCCCGTACTAATCGTGTGGAAAAAGCGACGAAGCCTTACGGCAATATTGTCTGTTACCGGGATTTAAAAGCCAGAACGGATGAAGCGATTGAGATCTTTTCTCAAACCGATAACACCGATACCGTGCTGAGTGCTTCCTATGAAGAATACCTAAATGCTTTTCAGGATATTTTGCAGCGTGTTTTTAAGATTGCCCCTACACCGGTGGATGTCGATCAGCTGGAAGAGGAAGAAGATCAGCGCAAATTCGTGTTAGCTTACCGTGATTTAGCCAACACCATGGTTAAACTTAAAACATTCGATAAATTTACTTTTGATGAAAATGTATTAGGTATCGGTGAACAAACCTTTGAAGACTATAAAAGCAAGTATCTAACCCTTTACGATAGTGTTATTCAACGTGGAAAAGAGGGCGAAGAAGGGGCATCCGTGATGGATGATATCGATTTTCACATCGAAGTTCTGCGCAACGATGTGATTAATGTGCAATACATCATGGATTTGCTTCGAGATCTCAATCTGCAAGACGCGAAAGAACGAGACAAAGGACGCCGGCAGATTCATCAATTATTGGATAAAGCTGATGATGACCATCTGCGTCTCAAAGCCGATTTAATCCGGGAATTTCTTGATGAGGTCGTTCCCAATTTGGAAACAGATCAAGACGTTGACGAAGCGTTCTATGATTTTGAAGATCAACGAAAAGAAGCCGAAATTAACCAGTTTGCTGAAACACAAGATTATCCAGCAGATTTACTCCGTAAGCTCATTCATGAATATGAATTTAGCGGCCATATCAACCGTAATATGATTGATAAAGGCCTGACAGGTAGTCTTCTTATGCGCAATAAGAAAGTGACGCAGATCAAACAGTTTATTCAAACTACTGTAGAAAAATATAGTGTACCGGAGTCCGTTTAA
- a CDS encoding transposase translates to MIAKNNPNNQLPKEIKATFKELNVFRHLRNAGITKSFGFSCAYIFQLIFCLIFENKNWFRALESKQSGDIPAKDTVYRFLNQSTFNWRRFLLSLASQTIVKVSKLTRHDRPKVFILDDSSYDRNRSKDVELLARCFDHASQKMRFYKGFRMLTLGWSDGSTFLPVDFSLLSSKKSQINGISENVDKRSSGYKRRKEALQTAPEQIPGMIAGAMKAGIDASYVLMDSWFTQQPLIKNLTDQGLDVIGMVKKLKQRYIVDGKRVSLDQLYRLAKPSADNKRILRSIHTTQANGVPVKVVFVRNRNKKSDWLAILSTDCTLSDQEIIRIYGMRWDIEVFFKTTKSLLKLQKEFQSRSYDALISHTTIVFARYIVLSWQNRCSTDDRTLGGMFYELCEEVHDLDWAVALQQLIGLLEDTLSKSNKKMKQLIKSQLQQWLAGLPNYIKAYLPVLTCES, encoded by the coding sequence ATGATAGCTAAAAACAACCCAAATAATCAACTCCCAAAAGAAATAAAAGCAACGTTTAAAGAATTGAATGTGTTCAGACACCTGCGGAACGCAGGTATCACGAAATCGTTTGGTTTTTCATGTGCTTATATTTTCCAGCTCATTTTTTGTTTAATCTTTGAAAACAAAAATTGGTTTCGAGCGCTTGAAAGCAAACAATCCGGGGATATACCGGCCAAGGATACCGTTTATCGATTTCTCAATCAATCGACATTTAACTGGCGTCGTTTTCTGCTTTCACTGGCTTCTCAAACGATTGTGAAGGTGTCAAAGCTAACCCGACATGACCGTCCCAAAGTATTTATATTGGACGATTCATCCTATGATCGTAACCGAAGTAAAGACGTCGAGCTTTTAGCTCGCTGCTTTGATCATGCCTCGCAAAAAATGCGCTTCTATAAAGGATTCCGCATGTTGACCCTGGGCTGGTCTGATGGCTCGACATTTCTGCCTGTTGATTTTTCGTTATTGAGTTCGAAAAAAAGCCAAATCAACGGTATATCTGAAAACGTTGATAAACGGAGTTCCGGTTACAAACGTCGGAAAGAAGCTCTGCAAACAGCACCGGAACAAATTCCGGGGATGATTGCAGGGGCAATGAAAGCTGGCATTGATGCATCTTATGTGCTGATGGATTCATGGTTCACTCAGCAGCCCCTTATTAAGAATCTGACAGATCAGGGGTTGGATGTGATTGGCATGGTCAAAAAATTAAAGCAGCGTTACATTGTAGATGGCAAGCGCGTCAGCCTGGATCAATTGTATCGCTTGGCTAAGCCAAGCGCTGATAACAAGCGTATCCTGCGTTCCATTCATACGACACAGGCGAATGGTGTGCCTGTCAAAGTCGTTTTCGTCCGTAATCGAAATAAGAAAAGTGACTGGCTTGCGATCCTGAGCACGGATTGCACCTTGAGTGATCAGGAAATCATCCGAATTTACGGCATGCGTTGGGATATTGAAGTGTTCTTCAAAACAACAAAATCCCTTTTAAAACTTCAAAAAGAATTCCAAAGCCGTTCTTATGACGCTCTTATCAGTCACACAACAATTGTGTTTGCAAGGTATATAGTGCTTTCGTGGCAGAATCGCTGCAGCACAGATGACCGAACCTTGGGTGGCATGTTTTATGAATTATGTGAAGAAGTCCATGACCTCGATTGGGCTGTTGCCCTGCAACAGTTAATTGGGCTTCTTGAAGATACGCTGTCCAAAAGTAATAAGAAAATGAAACAACTTATCAAAAGTCAACTACAACAATGGCTAGCGGGCCTGCCCAATTATATCAAGGCATACCTGCCTGTTTTAACCTGCGAAAGTTGA
- a CDS encoding type I restriction-modification system subunit M N-terminal domain-containing protein, producing MTKTNANIGYEEKLWQMAVKLRGSMDAAEYG from the coding sequence GTGACTAAAACAAATGCAAACATAGGGTATGAAGAAAAACTATGGCAAATGGCAGTTAAATTAAGAGGAAGTATGGATGCGGCCGAATATGGATGA